In Acanthopagrus latus isolate v.2019 chromosome 16, fAcaLat1.1, whole genome shotgun sequence, one DNA window encodes the following:
- the myo10l1 gene encoding unconventional myosin-X isoform X3 — translation MSQKSAGTAPAEKSTRVEQAIVQSSPIMEAFGNAKTVYNNNSSRFGKFIQLHFSEGGNIQGGCVFDYLLEKNRVVRQNPGERNYHIFYALLAGAKKEQKSQYFLEDPAESYHYLSQSGCLKDKSLNDKELFNSVMEALKVLEFTEEEIRDMFKLLSGVLQLGNIEFMTAGGAQITTKQVVTNASELLGLDAFQLSEVLTQRSIILRGEEICSPLTIEQAVDSRDSVAMALYSQCFSWIILKINQKIKGKENFKSIGILDIFGFENFEVNRFEQFNINYANEKLQEYFNKHIFSLEQLEYNREGVQWDAIDWMDNAECLDLIEKKLGLLALVNEESRFPKGTDFTLLEKLHSRHSTNPYYVKPRLADHQFGIKHYAGEVLYDVRGILEKNRDTFRDDILNMLKDSRLDFIYDLFEKVGSRNNEEKMGTARRKPTVSSQFRDSLHSLMATLSVSNPFFIRCIKPNMEKNPNVFSPEVVLNQLRYSGMLETVKIRRAGFPVRRTFKDFFSRYKIIVKEKKTAAAAAAAAGDDKKRSTDLLLKYDKTKKEWQLGKTKVFMKESLEQRLEKDRDEVRRQAAMIIRAHLLTFSAKKHFKRVRASVVTLQKHLRKHIQRTRFVKQRKAALVLQRHRRGQVARTRVRKLREEKKKKMDEQKKKEEEEKKVAGDGEQAAAEEGDETEDKPDETRSLEEILQLEREIERLQKKREDEVSQLCESSKQELQLRRDAELKRMKKEASRKATGLIDLLNFGGVDPALGAVAAKPAAEAKPPKAAGANRSASKEEEVDEGFHAEDECIPLPDFPPPAETDAPLDQEIFAHLPPPPPAFAEGTVPPAPPPPPPLPADGVIAEGIPPPPPLPPPGDGSAVPPPPPPPPPPPAPPGEEEKKEGAKAETERKVSMVESLVDGEEPIYSMPADTESDYDQEEEEGSVNAGDDSSVSGSNRGSATVTDEEHLRKSTCTNASIESYRGSSDSYADSDDEHDGLMDTDEEVHNGRVTLLNGNGPPYFHGYLYMKAGLMIPWRRRWCVLKDETFMWFRSKQESLKSGWLYKKGGGLSTLSRRLNWKMRWFVLRDSKLMYYDNDSEEKLKGTIDIRAAKEIVDNHEKENALNIVTDERTYQVFAESPEDASGWFKMLSKVRVCTPEQLLEMSHEQANPKNAVGTLDVGLIDSVCASDNPDRPNSFVIITANRVIHCNSDTPEEMHHWISLLQKPKGDARIDGQEFLVRGWLQKEMKTNAKSTSLKLKKRWFVLTHNSLDYYKSSEKNSSKMGTLVLNSLCSIIQPDERVHRETGYWNIMVYGRKHSYRLYTKMLNEAMRWTAAIQGVIDSKTPIETPTLQLIRDIKENSVNPDIVEQMYRRNPILRYTQHPLHAPLLPLPYGEVTSLQRQQGYASLQDEAVRVFNSLQEMETLADTVPIIQGILQTCQDLRPLRDEVYCQVIKQTNHVPQPNSPANRAHWHLLTCMSCTFLPSRAILRYLRFHLKRVRERYPGTDIERYASFIGESLKKTKSREFVPSQEEIAALLVRQEMSTTVYCHGGGSCKISINSHTTAGEVVEKLIRGLAMEESKNLFSLFEHNSFTDRALESRVIVADVLAKFERLAGSEEEEEEGEWKLYFKLYCFLDVESMPKEGVEFAFMFEQAHESLISGHFPGSEETLQHLAALRLQYLHGDGAGRAGWSLGTVYPIGRLRNRILHSTKPGVGAAGGAGGAGGGGPGEGKGTVVSQGGVPVGVEKRKTPSFLDGTLRRSFKTGSLKKQKVEEEQMLEMWVKEETSATRTSVLEKWTRLQGMPQHQAMLNYMSIIKEWPGYGSTLFDVECKEGGFPHDLWLSVSADNVSVYKRGEPKPLETFQYEHITFFGASQLCTYKIIVDEREMFFETPLVGEITKIMRAYINMMVKKRCSIMSVTSVASSWVR, via the exons ATGAGCCAGAAATCAGCCGGGACCGCTCCGGCGGAGAAGAGTACGCGAGTGGAGCAGGCCATCGTACAGAGCAG TCCGATCATGGAGGCGTTCGGTAATGCGAAGACTGTTTACAACAACAACTCCAGCCGCTTTGGGAAATTCATCCAACTCCACTTCTCCGAGGGCGGAAACATCCAGGGAGGCTGCGTCTTTGACT ATTTACTGGAGAAG AACCGAGTGGTACGACAAAACCCTGGAGAACGAAACTACCACATCTTCTATGCTCTGCTGGCGGGAGCTAAAAAGGAGCAGAAAA GTCAATACTTCCTGGAAGACCCTGCAGAATCTTACCACTacctcagccaatcaggatgtCTGAAGGACAAGAGCCTGAATGACAAAGAGCTGTTTAACAGTGTGATG GAGGCTCTGAAGGTGTTGGAGTTCACGGAGGAGGAGATCAGAGACATGTTTAAGCTGTTGTCGGGAGTCTTGCAGCTGGGAAACATCGAGTTCATGACTGCAGGAGGGGCCCAGATCACCACCAAGCAAG TGGTCACTAATGCCAGCGAGCTGCTGGGCCTGGATGCCTTCCAGCTGTCTGAAGTCCTGACTCAGCGCTCCATAATcctcagaggagaggaaatctGCTCCCCGCTCACTATAGAGCAG GCCGTGGATTCCCGAGACTCCGTTGCCATGGCGCTGTATTCCCAGTGCTTCTCCTGGATCATCCTCAAGATCAACCAGAAGATCAAGGGGAAGGAAAACTTCAAATCCATCGGCATCCTCGACATCTTCGGCTTCGAGAACTTTGAG GTGAATCGGTTCGAGCAGTTTAACATCAACTACGCCAACGAGAAACTTCAGGAGTACTTCAACAAGCACATCTTCTCCCTGGAGCAGCTCGAGTACAACAG GGAAGGTGTCCAGTGGGACGCCATCGACTGGATGGACAACGCGGAGTGTCTTGACCTTATAGAGAAG aaaCTGGGCTTGTTGGCGCTGGTGAATGAAGAGAGTCGATTCCCCAAAGGGACTGACTTCACTCTGCTGGAGAAGCTGCACAGCAGACACTCT ACAAACCCCTACTACGTCAAACCCAGGCTTGCTGACCATCAGTTTGGCATCAAACATTATGCCGGGGAG GTCCTGTATGATGTCAGAGGGATCCTGGAGAAGAACAGGGACACGTTCAGAGACGACATCCTGAACATGCTCAAGGACAGCAG GCTGGACTTTATCTACGACCTGTTTGAGAAGGTCGGCAGCAGGAACAACGAGGAGAAGATGGGAACCGCCCGGCGCAAACCCACCGTCAGCTCCCAGTTCAGG gACTCCCTCCACTCTCTCATGGCCACTCTGAGTGTGTCCAACCCTTTCTTCATCCGCTGCATTAAGCCCAACATGGAAAAG AATCCAAATGTGTTCAGCCCGGAGGTCGTCCTGAACCAGCTCAGGTATTCCGGGATGTTGGAGACGGTGAAGATCCGTCGGGCCGGCTTCCCCGTCCGCAGAACTTTCAAAGACTTCTTCTCTCG ATATAAGATCattgtgaaagagaaaaaaacagcagcagcagcggctgCAGCAGCGGGAGATGACAAGAAGAGGAGCACAGATCTGCTTCTCAAATACGACAAAACCAAGAAAGAGTGGCAGCTCGGAAAGACCAAG GTGTTCATGAAAGAGTCTCTGGAGCAGCGTCTGGAGAAAGACCGGGATGAAGTCCGACGCCAAGCTGCCATGATAATTCGAGCCCACCTGCTCACTTTCTCTGCCAA GAAGCACTTCAAGCGTGTACGTGCCAGTGTGGTCACCCTCCAGAAACACCTCAGGAAGCACATCCAGCGTACGCGGTTCGTGAAGCAGCGCAAGGCGGCGCTGGTGCTGCAGAGGCACAGGCGAGGTCAGGTGGCGCGCACTCGGGTTCGGAAactcagagaggagaagaagaagaaaatggatgagcagaagaagaaagaggaggaggagaagaaggtggCGGGTGATGGGGAGCAGGcggcagcagaggaaggagatgagacAGAGGATAAACCa GATGAGACCCGCAGTCTGGAGGAGATCCTGCAGTTGGAGCGAGAGATCGAGCGCttgcagaagaagagggaggacgAGGTGTCCCAGCTGTGTGAGTCCTCCaaacaggagctgcagctgcgCCGGGACGCTGAGCTCAAACGGATGAAGAAGGAGGCGTCCCGTAAGGCCACAGGGCTCATCGACCTCCTGAACTTCGGTGGCGTCGATCCTGCACTGGGAGCAGTCGCGGCTAAACCTGCCGCGGAGGCCAAACCGCCGAAAGCCGCGGGCGCCAACAGGAGTGCGTCcaaagaggaggaggtagaTGAAGGGTTTCACGCTGAGGATGAGTGCATCCCTCTCCCTGACTTCCCTCCACCTGCTGAGACGGACGCTCCTCTGGATCAGGAGATATTCGctcacctccctccacctccgcctGCTTTTGCAGAGGGCACCGTGCCTCCTGcaccacctcccccacctcctctgccTGCAGACGGCGTGATCGCTGAAGGaattcctccccctcctcctctccctccacctggAGATGGCTCCGCcgtgcctcctcctcccccacctcctccaccacctccagctcccccaggagaggaggagaagaaggagggagccaaggcagagacggagaggaaggtGAGCATGGTGGAGAGCCTGGTGGACGGGGAGGAGCCCATCTACAGCATGCCGGCCGACACAGAGTCGGATTAcgaccaggaggaggaggaggggtccGTCAACGCCGGAGACGACAGCTCTGTGTCGGGGAGCAACCGAGGGAGCGCCACCGTGACGGACGAGGAGCACCTGAGGAAGTCGACCTGCACCAACGCCAGCATCGAGTCCTACAGAGGCAGCTCtgactct TATGCAGACAGTGACGATGAACATGACGGCTTGATGGACACCGATGAAGAAGTGCATAATGGCAGAGTGACCTTGCTCAACGGAAATGGGCCGCCATATTTCCACGGCTACCTCTACATGAAGg CTGGTCTGATGATACCATGGAGGAGGCGTTGGTGCGTGTTGAAGGACGAAACCTTCATGTGGTTCCGGTCCAAACAAGAGTCCCTCAAGTCCGGCTGGCTCTACAAGAAGGGGGGAGGCCTCTCCACCCTCTCACGGAGGTT GAACTGGAAGATGCGCTGGTTTGTGCTGAGGGACAGCAAGCTGATGTACTACGACAACGACAGCGAGGAGAAGCTGAAGGGAACCATCGACATCCGGGCTGCCAA ggAGATCGTGGATAATCACGAAAAGGAGAACGCTCTGAACATTGTGACAGACGAGAGGACTTATCAGGTGTTTGCTGAGTCACCAGAGGATGCAAG CGGGTGGTTTAAAATGCTCAGTAAGGTGCGTGTGTGCACAcctgagcagctgctggagatgtCCCACGAACAGGCCAACCCGAAGAACGCCGTG GGAACTCTTGACGTGGGGCTGATCGACTCTGTTTGTGCTTCAGACAACCCTGATCg GCCGAACTCCTTTGTCATCATCACGGCCAACCGTGTGATCCACTGCAACAGTGACACACCAGAGGAGATGCATCACTGGATCAGTCTGCTGCAGAAACCAAAAGGAGACGCCAGGATAGACGGCCAGGAGTTCCTTGTCAGGG GCTGGCTCCAAAAGGAGATGAAGACGAACGCGAAGAGCACCTCGCTGAAGCTGAAGAAGCGCTGGTTCGTTCTGACCCACAACTCTCTGGATTACTACAAGAGCTCTGAGAAGAACTCCTCCAAGATGGGAACTCTGGTCCTCAACTCCCTCTGCTCCATCATTCAGCCGGACGAGCGAGTGCacagggagacag GTTACTGGAACATCATGGTTTACGGGAGGAAGCATTCGTACCGCCTCTACACGAAGATGCTCAACGAGGCCATGAGGTGGACGGCTGCCATTCAGGGAGTCATAGACAGCAAGACCCCCATCGAGACTCCGACTCTGCAGCTCATCAGAGACATCAAG GAGAACAGTGTGAACCCAGACATCGTGGAGCAAATGTACAGGAGGAACCCCATCCTCAGATACACTCAGCATCCTCTGCACGCCCCCCTGCTGCCGCTCCCTTATGGAGAGGTCACCAGCT tacAAAGGCAGCAGGGCTATGCCAGTCTGCAGGATGAGGCGGTGCGAGTTTTCAACTCACTGCAGGAGATGGAGACTCTGGCAGACACAGTGCCCATCATCCAGGGCATCCTGCAGACCTGCCAGGACCTGCGCCCTCTCAGGGATGAG GTATACTGTCAGGTGATCAAGCAGACCAATCATGTGCCTCAGCCTAACAGCCCAGCCAATCGGGCACACTGGCATCTGCTCACCTGCATGAGTTGCACCTTCCTGCCCAGTCGAGCCATCCTCAGATACCTCCGCTTCCACCtcaagag GGTGCGTGAGCGCTACCCAGGCACAGATATCGAGCGCTACGCCAGCTTCATCGGGGAATCCTTGAAGAAGACCAAGAGTCGTGAGTTTGTTCCCTCCCAGGAGGAGATCGCCGCCCTGCTGGTTAGACAGGAGATGAGCACCACCGTGTACTGCCACGGAGGAGGCTCCTGCAAGATCTCCATCAATTCACACACCACAGCTGGAGAG GTTGTGGAGAAGCTGATCAGAGGTTTGGCCATGGAGGAGAGCAAGAACCTGTTTTCTCTGTTCGAACATAATTCCTTCACAGATCGAGCTTTGGAGAGCAGAGTGATTGTGGCAGACGTCCTGGCCAAGTTTGAAAG ACTGGCGGgcagcgaggaagaggaggaggaaggggaatGGAAACTCTACTTCAAGCTCTACTGCTTCTTGGATGTGGAAAGCATGCCAAAGGAGGGAGTGGAGTTTGCTTTCATGTTTGAGCAG gCCCACGAATCTCTGATAAGCGGTCACTTCCCGGGCTCAGAAGAGACTTTGCAGCACTTGGCCGCTCTGCGCCTCCAGTATCTCCATGGTGACGGGGCAGGTCGGGCCGGCTGGAGCCTCGGAACCGTATATCCAATCGGACGCCTCCGCAATCGCATCCTCCACTCCACCAAGCCGGGCGTGGGGGCAGCAGGTGGGGCTGGAGGAGCCGGAGGGGGAGGACCGGGAGAAGGGAAGGGCACCGTAGTGTCACAGGGAGGCGTCCCGGTCGGGGTGGAGAAACGAAAGACTCCGAGCTTCCTGGATGGCACCCTGAGGAGAAGCTTCAAGACGGGGTCACTGAAGAAGCAGAAG gtggaggaggagcagatgcTGGAGATGTGGGTGAAGGAGGAGACGTCGGCCACAAGGACCAGTGTTCTGGAGAAGTGGACCCGGCTGCAGGGCATGCCTCAGCATCAGGCCATGCTTAACTACATGAGCATCATCAAGGAGTGGCCTGGATATGGATCAACTCTTTTCGATGTGgag TGTAAGGAGGGAGGTTTCCCTCACGATCTGTGGCTGAGTGTGAGCGCTGACAACGTGTCAGTGTATAAACGAGGCGAGCCCAAGCCGCTGGAGACCTTCCAGTACGAACACATCACCTTTTTCGGGGCTTCACAGCTCTGCACCTACAAGATCATCGTGGATGAGAGGGAAATGTTCTTTGAGACACCGCTG GTTGGGGAGATCACCAAGATCATGAGGGCCTACATCAACATGATGGTGAAGAAACGCTGCAGCATCATGTCAGTGACCAGCGTCGCCAGTTCCTGGGTCAGGTGA